From a region of the Acanthochromis polyacanthus isolate Apoly-LR-REF ecotype Palm Island chromosome 3, KAUST_Apoly_ChrSc, whole genome shotgun sequence genome:
- the esf1 gene encoding ESF1 homolog, which translates to MSSKKKTDGDDRFLRVQKDPRFWEMPERERKVKIDKRFQSMFHDERFKVKYTVDKRGRPISHTSTEDLKRFYKLSDSEEEEEEEKDKKKKKKAGRGVTDERKNEPERGVRVIQQDEDDEEQRSAEENVDDEDVSASSEDDEESGVDSGDDSDSEPDLARGKGNVETSSDEDEDVDAILRREEEEIEHDWGELCKDAPRSDEVSARLAVCNMDWDRMKAKDLLALLNSFTPPGGAVLSVKIYPSEFGKERLKVEETQGPLELRALPDDSEDDTEEERVYREKMRDYQFKRLKYFYAVVECDSVKTSAKIYEECDGYEYESSCSVLDLRFIPDDVTFDEEPRDVATDVKLSAYTPKLFTSSAAATSKVQLTWDETDHERVTALNRKFNKNQLLDMDFNAYLASSSEEEEEEEEEEEGEDADAGQEEADHVNTAEEELVVEKKPREEDKKKKKKKSEEQISKYRELLKGIQDKEKKLQEDKDMEMEVTWVPGLKEATEQLVKKKLEAKDKLTPWEEFLQKKKERKKQKKSERKQGTDVEQLSDDELPPDVDLSDPFFSEELSAAELQKKKKQKKKKQEEEPTAEEEEELEKQKAQMALLMEDDDAEHKHFNYDKIVEQQNLSKKKRKKLLKKGQEPLEDDDFQVDVKDPRFQAMFTSHLFNLDPSHPSYKRTQATQSILAEKQRRREEEQRRMEDALAARKATPTQSESADQQEAAGKRRQDAPTERKAMDPSLSLLVKSIKSKTEQFQARKKQKLL; encoded by the exons ATGTCGTCCAAGAAGAAGACGGACGGCGACGATCGCTTCCTGCGGGTGCAGAAGGACCCCAGGTTCTGGGAGATGCCCGAGAGAGAACGCAAAGTCAAGATCGACAAGCGCTTCCAGTCCATGTTTCACGATGAGCGCTTCAAGGTGAAGTACACGGTGGACAAACGAGGCCGTCCCATCAGCCACACGTCCACAGAGGACCTGAAGCGCTTCTACAAGCTGTCCGActccgaggaggaggaggaggaggaaaaggacaagaagaagaagaagaaggctggTCGAGGAGTGACGGACGAGAGGAAGAACGAACCTGAACGAGGAGTCCGAGTCATCCAACAGG ATGAAGACGATGAGGAGCAGCGGTCTGCAGAGGAGAACGTCGATGATGAAGACGTCAGCGCCAGCAGCGAGGACGATGAGGAGTCTGGTGTGGATTCTGGGGACGACAGCGACAGCGAGCCGGACCTGGCCAGAGGGAAGGGCAACGTGGAGACCAGCTCTGACGAGGACGAGGACGTGGACGCCATcctgaggagggaggaggaggagatcgaACACGACTGGGGAGAGCTGTGCAAAGACGCCCCGCGGAGCGACGAG gtTTCCGCCCGGCTGGCCGTCTGCAACATGGACTGGGACCGCATGAAGGCCAAAGACCTGCTGGCTCTGCTCAACTCCTTCACGCCTCCCGGAGGAGCCGTGCTGTCGGTGAAG ATCTACCCGTCAGAGTTTGGGAAGGAGAGGCTGAAGGTGGAGGAGACTCAGGGACCGCTGGAGCTGAGAGCGCTGCCCGACGACTCGGAGGACGACACTGAGGAGGAGAG GGTTTACAGAGAGAAGATGCGCGACTACCAGTTCAAGCGTCTGAAGTATTTCTACGCCGTGGTGGAGTGTGACTCTGTGAAGACGTCAGCCAAGATCTACGAGGAGTGTGACGGCTACGAGTACGAGAGCAGCTGCTCCGTCCTCGACCTCCG TTTTATTCCTGACGACGTGACGTTTGACGAGGAGCCCAGAGACGTGGCGACAGATGTGAAGCTGTCGGCCTACACGCCCAAACTGTTCACCTCGTCTGCTGCCGCCACCTCGAAG GTGCAGCTGACGTGGGATGAAACCGACCACGAGCGAGTGACAGCCCTGAACAGGAAGTTCAACAAAAACCAGCTGCTGGACATGGACTTTAACGCCTACCTGGCCTCCTCcagcgaagaagaagaagaagaagaagaagaagaagaaggtgaagaTGCAGATGCAGGGCAGGAGGAAGCAGACCACGTCAACACAGCAGAGG AAGAGCTGGTCGTGGAGAAGAAACCTCGAGAggaggacaagaagaagaagaagaaaaagagcgAGGAGCAGATCTCCAAGTACAGAGAGCTTCTGAAGGGCATCCAGGACAAAGAGAAGAAGCTGCAGGAAGACAAAGACATGGAGATGGAGGTCACCTGGGTGCCAG GCCTGAAGGAGGCGACGGAGCAGCTGGTGAAGAAGAAGCTGGAGGCCAAAGACAAGCTGACGCCCTGGGAGGAgtttctgcagaagaagaaggagaggaagaagcagaagaagtcTGAGAGGAAGCAG GGAACTGACGTGGAACAGCTCAGCGACGACGAGCTTCCTCCAGATGTGGACCTCAGTGACCCCTTCTTCTCCGAGGAGCTCAGCGCTGCAG agctgcagaagaagaagaaacagaagaagaagaaacaggaagAGGAGCCCACggctgaggaggaagaggagctggaGAAACAAAAG gCCCAGATGGCTCTGCTGATGGAGGATGACGACGCCGAACACAAACACTTCAACTACGACAAGattgtggagcagcagaacctgagcaagaagaagaggaagaagctgcTGAAGAAAGGCCAAGAGCCGCTGGAGGACGACGACTTCCAG gtggaCGTGAAAGACCCTCGTTTCCAGGCCATGTTCACCTCCCACCTGTTCAACCTGGACCCCTCCCACCCCAGCTACAAGAGGACCCAAGCCACGCAGAGCATCCTGGCCGAGAAGCAGCGCCGACGGGAGGAGGAGCAGCGCCGCATGGAAGACGCGCTCGCCGCTCGGAAGGCCACGCCCACACAGTCCGAGTCGGCCGACCAACAGGAAGCAGCAGGAAAGAGACGCCAGGACGCTCCGACGGAGAGGAAAGCCATGGACCCCAGTCTGTCGCTGCTCGTCAAGTCCATTAAAAGCAAAACGGAACAGTTTCAGGCTCGGAAGAAGCAGAAGCTGCTCTAG